The nucleotide sequence taaatgaaattaaaataaatgtaGCCTACTAGCCAAGTGTTGTGAAAAGTAGACTACACAAATAGAATAATATGTTTTAACATGTACTGTACATTAAGAAGGGGTGGTGGCTTACTGAACTGTTAGAGTTAGACCAATGGTTTTAAAGTAATACAGAAAAATATTGGTATTTGAGTTGTGATTGTGGTATATTGACCGAAATATCAGGTGTTGGATTTTCCCTGTAACGTTCACCAGAAACAACCATTTCACAGCTACGATAGGCTATTTCTTTAAATAAATGCCCCAGGATCCCTCATTGACCCTGACCCCAAGTTACACCCTTGGTTGACCTACATAACCCTTTCAATTCTAACCAAACATAATTTGCCCTGTGGCTGTAGTTGAGAGATCAATTTTAGCACTCCAAGATATCAAAATAAAAAATTGTATTCAGCGCAATACTGTGCCTTATTTTGCGCAAGGATCACTTGACCTTACTGATAGCGTAATGTTTTGACAATTACATGTTTATACACCTATTGTTTTTTGGGTTTTTCGTACCTCCATGTACTGTGAGAAGAGATAATACATTTGGACAAACTCACAAAAATGTATTATATAGATCATACAtaaccaatatatatatatatttttagatatTAGGCTTatgttctacatttacatttacatttaagtcatttagcaaacgctcttatccagagcaaggTGAAAGGTCAGCCCGTTACTGTGAAAAACGGATTTACCGGTTCTGCACAACACAACACTCGCACCTTGGCCGATGGCCATAGAGAAGGAGTTACTATCCTTGTAACTCAGTCAGCTCATCATTTCAAAGCAAAGGACAAGGTGTAACTGGAGCGGCTGTTGAGTTGAATGGAGTTCAACAGACCCAAAGGTATTGTGATCTATGCACTTTTAGTGACTTTTGATAGATTACTGACATATGTTTGAAGCTTTATGTGGTGTAAAAATGTAATGGGTCTCGTTTTGTAAGTATATTCCCCGGTAAAAGTAACAATAATTTCTCATTATCATAACTGTATAATCTAGTCCGTTCTACTTTATGCGTAAATTGGAAACATGTAGATATGACATTCGAAGTGGTGCACAGTTGTGTAAAGCTCTACAAATATTGGTCTATTTTGGGGTCATGCAGGGGCGTGGTCAAAATAAACCTGAAGTAAAAGTCATGCAATGCTGTGCTGTTGTTGTCACTCAACAGGCATAATTCCATTATCTGTCAGTTATTCTACTTATAACATACAATATATAGATAGTCAATTTGTTTTGTGCGTTATGGCTACAAATGTACTCTGAGGTGAATGCATCATTACATGGGATGGAGTACAGTGTGAGAAATAAGGAAGTGCATTAGATAATGTTTTATCCATAATATTAATAAACTTTTATGCCATTCACACATGAACAGTAGGCCTATGCATTTTTGACACTCTGGTTCTTGTATTTTGTATTGCATTTAATATTGTTTGCACTGCAAAAGCCTCAGTCTGTAGGTGATTGGTACAATAGGATACAAGTCTAAGACAACTGAACAAATATTGTAACCCATGCAATACAATAAACATTGATTTGTGAATGGGAAATATAATTGCGTATTCATCTGTGCTGGCTTGTGTAGTTGCAGGGCCTGTAGAtggagaggggggacgagtggtcCTGAGCCCACTGGATCAGATCCAGCCTGGGAGGAGTGACTGGGTGCTTGCAGAGCATGGGGGGTTAGGAGGGCTGTCTGCAACAGACACTACTAACGCAGCCAAGACAGAGCCCAAAGACCCTCCAGGAGGACCTGGAAAGGTATGTCGGAGAGGGTCAGGTTCagtgggagggctggggagacaATGAAAGTAGGCCAAAAATGTTGAATATAGTGCACGTTTATATTTATGGTTTAGTCAAAGACTCTACAGGGAAAGCAACAAAGGGTCTAGTGTGTGCACTAGTGCATGTGTGCAGTAAGAAAGCAATAGTATATTTAACATCTCTTTTTACCCCGTCATATCCATCTGTCAGTTGTAACaattacagtctctctctctctccttcaggttGCCCTGTACTCATTTGACAGCTCCCGGTCAGCGAGGATGAGGACAAAGCCAAGAAGGAAAATAAAAAGCTAAAGAAGAGGGAAAAGAAGGTGAGTCGCCTAAGTGGTTCCAGTTTTAACATTCCTTACCTGGAATCTATTGCTCACTAGAGCCTCTCAAATGTGCTAAAAGAGACCCGAACGTAAATGCAGTGTCATGTCAGTGTGCAGCTTCAGAACTGTACGCTCTACACTACTCGTTTAGGGTGTAGTCGCTCCACAGCTGAgggcagattttttttatttgacctttatttaactaggcaagtcagttaagaacaaattcttatttacaatcacagcctacaccggccaaacttgGATGACGCTGGGGCAAatgtgcgccgccttatgggactcccaatcgcggccagttgtgatacagcctggaatcaaaccagggtctgtagtgacgcctctagcactgagatgcagttagaccgctgtgccactcgggagcccaaaaatGTTGATCTCCAAAAACATAGATGCCTATTGTGTTTGCAGTAACCTATTGGAGAGTGGCTATCTGTTACCTGTCTGTCATGTCTAAGTATGTGATCTAGAGATATTGTTATTTAATAGTGGGGCATTCTGGAAGACCCTTTTTAAATTCAATAGAGAAGAATATCCATTACATTCACACATGAAAGGTAAAGTAGGAACTAACCAAATAGGGGAGGTATCTACTGACATGTACTTTACTGGTGTCAATTATGCAATACCATCTTTGTTTTTCTTGTACACAGGATTCCagttcatcctcctcctcctctgacagcaGCTCTTCAGACAGTGAAGTAAGCTAGGCAAATCTCTTAACATGTGACCTAATGTTCATCAGCATCACATCAAGATCTGGGGCGTGTATTGTGCAATGGAGCAAATAGAAAAGTCACAGAAGTGTGAATCCTGCCCATCCTGGCAGTCCAGTCTAAAGCTGCCTGTTTGGAATGAGTCACTGAACAAACCGAGAGAGAGTACGTTTTGGTTGGATAGGGCTGTGCGTTTAGTCTTAGAAACAATATCTTGTTCATGCGAAGCCAAAAGGAGACTTGAATCCCCCAATGAAACCATTAAAGTGAAAGGAAGCCAAATTGCTTTATAGAGAGTGTTTTGACAAAGCTGGTATGTAACCTGAAACCAATCCAATGTTGCTTTAATCCTGGGAATACTCTTTAGGTTCCTTGCCATGACACACAGCTTTATAAAGTGGATGTAGTATCGTCTTACTACATTGGGCTGGGCAGTTTTTATTTGATAAAAATGTGACGAATGAAATTGCGTTATTTAATCTTACTCTTCTCACTTTCAGATGTCCAATCATTTCGATTTTTCTTTCATACAAGGATAAAAATGTGAAACACATTTTTGGGAAATTTGTCTTGGGAAATGAGTGCACCCGTTTATTTGAATATGAAATCAGTTAATGATTTGCTTTGATTATGGATTGCAGGTACTTTGACGCCACAATAGAAACTCAACCCGCCAGCACTGTATGCTGGTCTGGAACAGCGGCACTATGTTCTGTCGGCGTTAGTAAGCAGGAGAAACAGGTTTGCATGCTTGAGATATGTGGGGTTGAAAGACTAGCTGAAAGACTAAAAGCCACAATTGAAACCCATACGGTAGGCATGCTGTGACCCTCGGGACCCAGATCTAAGATAGGCGTAGGACACCCAGTCATAACCTGTGGAGCTGGTGCCCACATGATCAGGGATCAGAGTGGTCCCTTACCGCTCTTGTGCTTACTCTCTGGAATATGCACCGATATGATCCGTCAAAACACTCAAACTAACAATTCTGCATGAATAATAAAAGGAGGATGGATACCCCTGGGCTGGTTGGAACCTGAGAACCCATTCTTGTAGATGCTGACTTGTCATGCTTGTTTATTTCTGTTGAATGACCCTTTTCGTTTGTCACGGCAGGTCCTGGAATAAATCTGTGTTAACTACCCAATATGCCTTGAAAGGAAAGTACACCCAGTGATCTACTAAAAGGAGATGTAGCCAGTGTTCCTGCAGGCACTTTTGTCCAACCTGTCAGGGTATTTTTTTTTTGTACTGATATGTTAACGTTAGGTGAAGGAGTCAAACTCGCTAGTGTAGTAACTTCTGTCtgcaggaagagaagaagaagaggaagaaggaaaAGAAGATGCTGGGGATATCATAGTACACTGAGCCTGGTGAGTGACACCTGTGTTtatttttgatttatttcaccttttatttaactaggcaagtcagttgagaacaaattcttattttcaatgacggcctagagaacagtgggttatctgccttgttcaggggcagaacgacagatttttaccttgtcagcttggggattcgaagtccaatgctctaaccactaggttacctgccgccccatgtgtGTTCGTGATGGTGTACTGAAAACTACGCACTGTAGTAAATGACTGTCTTTATACACAAATGACCCACCTTgtaaccagtggtggaaaaagtactcaattctcatacttgagtaaaagtcaagataccttaacagaaaatgactcaagtaaaagtcacccagtaaaatactacttgagtaaaagtatttggttttaaatatacttaagtattaaaagtaaatgtGGTTgctgaaatatacttaagtatgaaTATTTAAAAATGccttattaagcaaaccagacggcataatcttatttatattttttatttacggatagccagagtcacactccaacagtcagacgtaatttaaaaacaaagcatgtgtttaatgagtctgctagatcagaggcagtagggatgaccagggatgttatcttggtaagtgcgtgaattgggccattttcctgtcctgctagccattcaaaatgtaaagagtacttttgggtgtcagggataatgtatggagtaaaaagtacattgtttttaggaatgtagtaaagtaaaagttgtcaaaaatataaatagtaaagtaaagtacagacaccCCAAAATAACGACTTAAGTAGtcctttaaagtatttttttcttTAAAGTATTTTCCTTACCTTTTTCACTGCAGGCTTCgtaccatggatcatcactggaggcttcgtgccatggatcatcactgcaggcGTCGTACCATGGACCATCACTGCAGGcgttgtgccatggatcatcactgcagaCTTCGTACCATgggtcatcactggaggcttcgtgcgtGGAGCAGGCATAGGACGTACGAGGCTGGAGACACGCACTGGAGGCCGGGTGcatggagctggcacaggatatACTGGGCCTTGAAGGCTCACTGGAGGTCtagagcgtagagctggcacaacccgtccAGGCTGGATGCTCACTTTTGCACGGCaagtgcgaggagctggcactgagcgcacagggctgtgaatgtgcactggagacacagtgcgTATCaacgcataacatggtgcctgatgGTGCCTGTCACACACTCCTTAAAGCGAGTGCGGGAGTTGGCTCTGGTCTGAAACCTGGCTCCGCCAACTACCCTgtgtcccccccaaaaaatttttTGGGGTTGCCTCTCTTGCTTGCGTCGTGGTTGCGACCCCCGGAGTCGTCGTTGATGCTCCTTGGCTGCTTCCGCCTGCTTCTCCGGCAGGCTTTCGTATCTCTCCAATacttcctcccaagtccaggctATTCTCTCCTCAACCTCCTCTGTCGACCAGGATGCCATCTCCTCCcaggcacgctgcttggtccagtTGAGGTGGGACCTTCTGTCACGTTCATCGATGGAAGgagtagaccaaggtgcagcgtggtaggcgtacatcttTCTTTTATTGATGACACTGAAAAAAAACCTAACAAATACAACACGAAATGCACAGTTCTGTTGGGCTGGTAAGCAAcagtacaaaaacaagatcccacaatctaaggtgggaaaaagggctgcctaagtatgatccccaatcagagataacgatacacagctgcctctgattgggaaccatactaggccaacaaaaaaatagaaacatagatttgcccacccaagtcacaccctgaccaaaccaaatagagaataaaaaagtctctctaaggtcagggcgtgacaggtagtGTATATACCCTATTCCATTCTGCCTAATTTTAGTTTATGCCACAccaacattgctcatcctaatatttatatattccttaattacgttttacttttaggttgtgtgtgttgttgtgaattgttagatattactgcactgttggagctagaaaccggcaactgcttggcatccgactgtAAGGTTCTACAGAGTGTAgagtgtatggcccagtacatcactggggccgagctccctgtcaCCCAGGACCTCTAGATCTTCGTGGGCTACACTCGGCCTTCTCTCAGGGTAAtaagttggtggtttgaagatatccctctagtggtgtgggggctgtgcttaggcaaagtgggtggggttatatcctgcctggttggccctgtccgggtgtatcgtcggacagggccacaTTGTCTCCcgaacccctcctgtctcagcctcaagtaattaggctgtaatagtttatgtgtcggggggctacggccagtctgttatatctggagtatttctcctgtcttatccggtgtcctgtgtgaatttaagtatgctccctctaactctttctctctctcttctctcggagaacctgagccctaggattgtgcctcaggactacctggcctgatgactcatttctgtccccagtccacctggttatgctactactccagtttcaactgttctgcctgtggctatggaatcctgacctgttcaccggacgtgctaccttgtcccggacctgctgttttgtactctctctctaccacacctgctgtctctaacgcTGAATGATCGGCGAAgcaaagccaactgacatttactcctgaggtgctgacctgttgcaccctctacaaccactgtgattattattatttgaccctgcgggtcatctatgaacattttgtccatgtactgttataatctccacctggcagagccagaagaggattggcctcccctcagagcctggttcctctctaggttttctTCCCAGGTTcctacctttctagggagtttttttcctagccactgtgcttctacatctgcattgcttgctgtttggcgttttaggctgggtttctgtatagcactctatgacatcggctgatgtaaaaagggctttctaaatacatttcattgactgAAATTTGATtgatataccaggcggtgtcagaggaaggtactcaaattgtcaaagactttagccacccaagtcatagactgttctctctgcttccgcacagcaagcggtaccagagtgccaagtctgggaccaaaaggctccttaacagcttctacccccgagccataatactgctgaacagttaatcaaatggctacccaaactatttacattgaccccctttttttttgcactggctctatgcacactcactaaattctacccacacattcacacatgctATGCTGAcactcccaacacacacatacacacactacatatgctcacatacacaaaacacacacacgtgcatattGATGCACCgctcacacatagacacacgtgcggctgctgctactctgtttatcctCTATCCTGATTGTCGAGACACTTTTAACCCTACCtgtacacattacctcaactacctcgtacccctgcacatgacTGGTGCTCTTTGTAaatcgttattgttattttactgtgttACTATTTTCCTTTTTTTATTTAGCAATTTTTTTCTCACTTTAACTCTGCATGGTTGGCAAAGGGGTCCTAAGTAAGCATCTCATGGAAAAGTCTACACCAATTGTATTCGGTgcctgtgacaaataaaatgtgatttgattggaGACTGCATCCCAGCCGGCCAGATGGCCTTCTCCCATCGCACTGCGCATACACGCTGACTTCGATTGTATGGTGTTTACTGGTCCTGTTTTAGCAGACCAATATAGACATCTTCAGGTTtggctttttatttatttctgcATGCTCTGGCCAAACGCTACCTTATGTAGCCCCACGGACGTCACATCATTGGGCTCAAATCATGCGGTCAATAAGGTAGCATGGTCCATCATCCAGaaagaataatatatatatacagtgggaacaaaaaagtatttagtcagctaccaattgtgcaagttctcccacttaaaaagatgagagaggcctgtaatttttatcataggtacacttcaactatgacagacaaaatgagggaaaaaatccagaaaaatcacattgtaggatttgtaatgaatttatttgcatattatggtggaaaataagtatttggtcaataacaaaagtttatctcaatactttgttatataccctttgttggcaatgacagatgtcaaatgttttctgtaagtcttcacaaggttttcacacactgttggtggtattttggcccattcctccatgcagatctcctctagagcagtgatgttttggggctgttgctgggcaacatggactttcaactccctccaaagattttttatggggttgagatctggagactggctaggccactccaggaccttgaaatgcttcttacgaagccacaccttcgttgcccgggcggtgtgtttgggatcattgtcatgctgaaagacccagccacgtttcatcttcaatgcccttgctgatggaaggaggttttcactcaaaatctcacaatatatggccccattcattctttcttttacacggatcagtcgtcctggtccctttgcagaaaacagACCCAAAGCATgaggtttccacccccatgcttcacagtaggtatggtgttctttggatgcaactcagcattctttgtccgccaaacacaacgagttgagtttttaccaaaaagttatattttggtatcatctgaccatatgacattctcccaatcttcttctggatcatccaaatgctctctagcaaacttcagacgggcctggacacgtctggcacggcaggatttgagtccctggcggcgtagtgtgttactgatgctaggctttgttactttggtcccagctctttgcaggtcattcactaggtccccccgtgtggttctgggatttttgctcaccattcatggggtcattttgaccccacggggtgagatcttgcgtggagccccagatcgagggagattatcagtggtcttgtatgtcttccattttctaataattgctcccacagttgatttcttcaaaccaagctgattacctattgcagattcagtcttcccagcctggtgcaggtctacaattttgtttctggtgtcctttgacagctctttggtcttggccatagtggagtttggagtgtgactgtttgaggttgtggacaggtgtcttttatactgataacaagttcaaacaggtgccattaatacaggtaatgagtggaggacagaggagcctcttaaagaagaagttacaggtctgtgagagccagaaatcttgcttgtttgtaggtgaccaaatacttattttccaccataatatgcaaataaattcattaaaaatcctacaatgtgattttctggattttctttctcaatttgtctgtaatagttgaagtgtacctatgatgaaaattacaggcctctctcatctttttaagtgggagaacttgcacaattggtggctgactaaatacttttttgccccactgtatatattttccataaaataaatgtttgaatTTACAAAACTAGAtttcattgggaaggcagataaTGCATTGTTATAAAAAGCCATTATCTTTGCATGTGAAAACCCATAATCCTACTCATTACTACACGTGCTTGACCACGTCACGTTTGTTTTGGCCAGTGTTCGCGGTCGGCCAGAGCTGGGCCCCGAGTGCAGCCCTGTTCCAAAACGAAAGCAATCACGTTTCCCCCGGTTCAAACTCTTCGTGCCAGATAAGCGAACCCCCTCCGCGATTGCAGTCTCAGACCAATTTGCCTATGTAGCGGACGATACACTAGCCGAATAATTTAGTTTTAATCGTCATGCTACCGGACTAATGCTCCACCAGGTAAATTCCACAATGGCACTATAAAGGTGTCTTTTTCAAAACCGTTAAATAGTCCACCTATCACATAGTCCCTCCGCCATTAAAAACTCATTTTCCAGTTTTGTGCCTCCTGACCAACACGAACGTGTTTTGGTCACGTGGTGTTGCGGGGTGGGGTTAACAGGTAGGCGCGATGCATGAGTTTTTCCGTTTATAAAGTGCAACATTGCACTTGCTGGTTGTCACTACTGCCGTGTGCTCTCAAGACAACATGGATTTCGATTTGGCTTCAGGTAAATCTTGATTTTGTGAATCATAATTGCATTGAACTCTAAAATATTGTCTGAAATACAGAAACTACATTGTATGCATTTCTCAATtgatttgtgtgttattagtctGAAACACAGCCTAATATTTTCCTATTATTTGACCTGATTGAATGCACTTCACACCTATTAAGCATTCATTTATTCCAAAGACTGCCTTAGTTGAGACTATGCTTACATTATTAATGGAAAATGGACAGGTGGAGTAGGCCTTATGTCCTTTCAGTTGAAGAACGCATAGTGCCACGGGTCTATTTATTGCTATTGAGGATGGTAACCTATAATTTTAATGAAAATGTTCTGGTTAGTTTTATTAGGCTGTGATTGTTAATGTAAAGATAACTAAGCCTACATGGCCTGTCTCTTATTTTCCACAGCTGTAGGTAAAGATGATCAGGTGAAAAAGGATGATGCCTCTGGCCAGGAACAAAACGCCCTATTTGGGTGGGGGAAGAAGAAGGACAAAGATGGGGATAAGGTAAGAAACATACTGTTGCCATTACCTAAACCAGTTGCTTGATGAGTGTGTCAATTGTATTTCAGCCATGAATGGCAATTTGTGTGCAATTAATGCTGACAATCATACACACGCACTGCATACAGAGTATTCTGACTGTATGCCAACTTCCAGAGTGTGTCCAAGGACAAATCAAAGGACCATGACAAATCAAAGGACCGTAAGGACCGTGACAAATCAAAGGACTACAAGGAGGACAAAGACAAGTCTAAGGAACATAAAGACAAGAAACATGGTGACAAGAAGGACAAAGGTCACAAGAAGAAGGACAAGAAGCCCAAGGAGCATAAGGACAAAGATGATGGGTTATCATCTTCCTCTTCCAGCAGCGATGAGGTAGGGCACCTTAgccttgtttttgttgttgtgattGTTCCAAAGAATGTTAATATATGACTGCTATATAATTGGGTCCAACAAGTCGTGTTGACAACCACACCCTTTGGTTCAAGGTTTACTTACTATCAAGATGGGTAAGGCCATAGAGGCTGTGCAGGTTATACCAGTTGTGGCAGTTTTTTTTATCAGGTTAAACGCCCTAGTTATGTAGGTGTGGTTGTTGCCATTTACAACACTTGAGACTCAGAACTTTTACTGTCGCATGTGGTTCCATACACTATCAGCTAGTAAAACATCATTTTAGAAACGTATCCCCTTTCGCGGTCCGTATTCATGCTACCTCTTACTGTAATGGTTCTGTTGTCGCTAGGTATATTGGTAAGACCCATAACCTTGGCCGTGCCTTAATTTAATGTAAAATAGGAAATGGACAAGAATGCCCTGAGTTACTAGGCGTGTCTGTGAAAACAGATCTGATAGGAGAGCAATAAAAAGGTGTTACCTGCCCTACAGTCACAGCAGGGCCTGGCTGCATATTTCACCCAAGACAAGTGTTTATTATTAGTACATGTAATGGTTCATACTGCCACTTTTTAACGTGGCACATAATCACTAGGGTTAGTTTTTATTAAATGTACGTCTTTTGTCATTTTTAGGATTAAGGCAAGAAGAAGCATCACTGATTCTGGTGCTGTGAGGAGGTGCTACTGCCAGTGAACTCTTGTTTTGTACTGCAGTGTTGCCTGCATGGTATTTGCTGTGTACTGTTTCCTTGTTGATCCTGATCATGTTTTGATATGCCAGACTGTAAAGTAGTGGTTTTACAACCGCACATTAAATAACACAACAACCAGGATCTATGGTGGATTGTCATCTAATGTCCACCAGAAGGGGGAGGTGTTCTTTATTGAATATTTAGTTAATATATTCAGTTGCTTTGTTGAAGTTTTTTTGATAAATTGTCCAGTTCAAAAGATTGAATTGCATTCACTTTTGTTTCTTTTTACACAACTTATGGGGAAAGCTCAATGTTCTTAGTTTGGCTATATGCACCCTTATGCTTTTTATTTCAAAGGTTTTCTCAACCGGGGATAGTGTTGGGAGTGGGACATAGGTACCGTGCATGTTACTTCAGTACATACGTATTGTATTCCAACTATGCAGAGTTAAGATGGCAGTCCATTCCTTGTCTAACCTGAATGGACGTAGTGAGTAGGTGCACTGGCCTTGAGTAAATTCATTCTACAAAAACTAACTAGGAAAAGCAACGCTGCACAAGACTGGGGTACACGAAATGCATGACATCGCAAAGCCAGGTAGTGTTTCCTTGAACACTGGCATCAATATTGAAGTGGACCTGAACTCTAAGATGGGTTGTCAGGAAAGAGGAATTAAAACATTTAACATACGGAACTTGTTCACGTACTTAATCTTTTATACTGGGCGGAAAAAG is from Oncorhynchus gorbuscha isolate QuinsamMale2020 ecotype Even-year linkage group LG19, OgorEven_v1.0, whole genome shotgun sequence and encodes:
- the LOC124005655 gene encoding putative uncharacterized protein DDB_G0292636, which codes for MDFDLASAVGKDDQVKKDDASGQEQNALFGWGKKKDKDGDKSVSKDKSKDHDKSKDRKDRDKSKDYKEDKDKSKEHKDKKHGDKKDKGHKKKDKKPKEHKDKDDGLSSSSSSSDED